The following are encoded in a window of Haloarcula laminariae genomic DNA:
- a CDS encoding uracil-DNA glycosylase, with protein sequence MPPFPDDDSRNALAADCRRCPELVESRTCLSWGNGPLDADVVVVGEAPAEGDPGADQWRGGNLTGMAYTSRASGRKIRSLLSDAGFGHEDCYYTNAVKCHPPGNRDPTGEELANCRPYLVAEVEAVTPQAVVTTGKHATETVFALDGDELDGFLDSVLEPRGSDALGVPVVPLLHPSYQEVWLSRLGYSYEGYVEAIGATVKRATDG encoded by the coding sequence ATGCCGCCGTTTCCCGACGACGACAGCCGGAACGCCCTCGCCGCCGACTGCCGCCGCTGTCCGGAACTGGTCGAGAGCCGGACCTGTCTCTCCTGGGGGAACGGACCGCTCGACGCCGACGTGGTCGTCGTCGGTGAGGCCCCCGCCGAGGGCGACCCCGGAGCCGACCAGTGGCGGGGCGGCAACCTGACGGGGATGGCCTACACCTCCCGCGCCTCGGGCCGGAAGATACGGTCTCTCCTCTCGGACGCCGGCTTCGGCCACGAGGACTGCTACTACACGAACGCCGTCAAATGCCATCCGCCGGGGAACCGGGACCCGACGGGCGAGGAACTGGCCAACTGCCGGCCCTATCTCGTCGCGGAAGTCGAGGCCGTCACGCCGCAGGCGGTGGTCACGACCGGCAAGCACGCCACGGAGACGGTTTTCGCCCTCGACGGCGACGAACTGGACGGCTTTCTCGACAGCGTGCTGGAACCGCGGGGGAGCGACGCGCTCGGTGTTCCGGTCGTTCCCCTGCTCCACCCGAGCTATCAGGAGGTGTGGCTCTCGCGGCTGGGGTACAGCTA